The following are from one region of the Arthrobacter sp. TMP15 genome:
- a CDS encoding 1,4-dihydroxy-2-naphthoyl-CoA synthase, with product MSATNLPEQVSEIFDPTRWRVVEGFDFTDMTYHRQVERDGDGRIVRDLPTVRIAFNRPEVRNAFRPGTVDELYKAMDHARMTPDVASVLLTGNGPSPKDGGHSFCSGGDQRIRGRDGYKYAEGETKETIDPARAGRLHILEVQRLMRTMPKVVIAVVNGWAAGGGHSLHVVSDLTIASREHGKFKQTDATVGSFDAGYGSALLARQIGQKKAREIFFLAREYSADEMVSMGAVNEAVAHKDLENVALEYAADIARQSPQALRMLKFAFNLADDGLAGQQVFAGEATRLAYMTDEAVEGKEAFLEKRDPDWSSFPYYF from the coding sequence GTGAGCGCTACGAATCTTCCCGAACAGGTATCAGAGATCTTCGACCCCACCCGGTGGCGTGTGGTGGAGGGCTTCGACTTCACCGACATGACCTACCACAGGCAGGTTGAACGCGACGGCGACGGCAGGATCGTGCGCGATCTGCCCACTGTGCGCATCGCCTTCAACCGTCCCGAGGTGCGCAATGCATTCCGCCCCGGGACAGTGGATGAGCTGTACAAAGCCATGGACCATGCCCGGATGACCCCGGATGTGGCCAGTGTGTTGCTCACCGGCAACGGCCCCTCCCCCAAAGACGGCGGCCATTCCTTCTGTTCCGGTGGGGACCAGCGCATCCGCGGCCGCGACGGCTACAAGTATGCCGAAGGGGAAACGAAGGAAACCATTGACCCGGCCCGCGCCGGACGTCTGCATATCCTGGAGGTTCAGCGCCTCATGCGCACCATGCCCAAGGTGGTCATTGCGGTTGTCAATGGTTGGGCAGCAGGCGGGGGACACTCCCTGCACGTTGTCTCTGACTTGACCATCGCGTCCCGCGAGCACGGCAAGTTCAAGCAGACAGACGCCACAGTGGGCTCGTTCGACGCCGGTTACGGCTCGGCATTGCTGGCCCGCCAGATTGGCCAAAAGAAGGCCCGCGAGATCTTCTTCCTGGCACGCGAATACTCAGCAGATGAGATGGTCAGCATGGGGGCGGTCAACGAGGCGGTTGCCCATAAGGATCTGGAAAACGTGGCACTGGAATACGCAGCGGACATTGCTCGCCAATCCCCACAGGCCCTGCGGATGCTGAAATTTGCGTTCAACTTAGCCGATGACGGCCTCGCCGGCCAGCAGGTTTTCGCTGGCGAAGCCACTCGTTTGGCCTATATGACCGACGAGGCTGTAGAAGGTAAGGAAGCGTTCCTGGAAAAACGCGACCCCGACTGGTCCTCCTTCCCGTACTACTTCTAA
- a CDS encoding AMP-binding protein, producing the protein MTIEPLLKALSDALHGEGPAVQIAPDGSFALIPQTELGLPAGSETDIAAVVLTSGSTGTPKRTMLSVEALAASSVGTAMALRGEGQWLLALPTNYVAGLQILVRSLFAGTRPWAMDLSGGFTSEAFTQAALELTDKTRFTSLVPTQLTRLLTNPSAETLTVLRRFNAILLGGGPINPVLLEAARGAGLNVITTYGMSESCGGCVYDGVPLDGVQLAIRDGKVVLGGEVVASGYLGDPQLTAASFFTEEHDGELVRWYATGDLGELDSAGRLRVLGRVDDVIITGGLKVSAGAVTDGLHRVQGVREAFVAPVPSQEWGQQVAAMVVASCTEEELLAGAAEIMEAHLVPKTVLFVSELPLLANGKPDRTAILAALTGAAQSS; encoded by the coding sequence ATGACCATTGAACCCTTGCTCAAAGCCCTCTCCGACGCATTGCACGGCGAAGGTCCCGCAGTGCAAATCGCCCCCGATGGCAGCTTCGCCCTGATTCCGCAAACCGAGCTGGGACTCCCGGCCGGCAGCGAAACCGACATTGCCGCCGTCGTCCTTACCTCAGGCAGCACAGGCACACCCAAGCGCACAATGCTCAGCGTTGAGGCGCTGGCGGCATCGAGTGTGGGCACGGCCATGGCGTTGCGCGGGGAAGGCCAATGGCTGCTGGCCCTGCCCACAAACTACGTGGCCGGGCTGCAAATTTTGGTGCGCAGCCTCTTCGCCGGGACCCGGCCCTGGGCCATGGATCTAAGCGGCGGCTTCACCTCCGAGGCATTCACGCAGGCCGCGCTGGAGCTTACCGACAAAACCCGTTTCACCTCGCTAGTCCCCACCCAGCTCACCCGCCTGTTGACCAACCCAAGTGCCGAAACACTCACCGTGTTGCGCCGCTTCAACGCCATCCTGCTGGGTGGTGGCCCCATCAACCCCGTGCTGCTGGAGGCCGCTCGCGGTGCCGGACTCAACGTCATCACCACCTACGGCATGAGCGAAAGTTGCGGCGGTTGCGTGTACGACGGCGTCCCGCTCGACGGCGTGCAGCTCGCCATCCGCGACGGCAAAGTGGTGCTGGGCGGCGAGGTTGTCGCGAGCGGCTACCTCGGCGATCCCCAGCTGACGGCCGCCTCATTCTTCACTGAAGAGCACGACGGCGAACTGGTGCGTTGGTATGCCACCGGCGATTTGGGCGAGCTGGATAGTGCGGGACGGCTTCGCGTGCTGGGCAGGGTTGACGATGTCATCATCACCGGCGGCTTGAAGGTTTCCGCCGGGGCTGTCACGGACGGCCTCCACCGGGTCCAGGGTGTGCGGGAGGCTTTTGTGGCACCCGTTCCATCTCAAGAATGGGGACAACAAGTGGCTGCAATGGTGGTTGCTTCCTGCACAGAAGAAGAGTTGTTGGCTGGCGCCGCGGAGATCATGGAAGCCCATCTGGTGCCTAAAACTGTGCTTTTCGTCTCCGAACTGCCGCTGCTAGCCAATGGCAAACCTGACAGGACGGCAATTTTGGCGGCCCTCACCGGTGCTGCGCAAAGCAGTTAG
- a CDS encoding 1,4-dihydroxy-2-naphthoate polyprenyltransferase yields the protein MATLGQWISGARLRTLPMAAAPVIIGTAAAYDLGALHWDRAVLAALVALLLQIGVNYANDYSDGIRGTDEVRVGPLRLVGSGAAKPSHVKMAAFTMFGLAMLAGLFLVLASQAWWLLLVGVGAVFAAWGYTGGKSPYGYMGLGDVFVFVFFGPVATLGTTFTQAGSVSTAAVLGSFSTGLIAVALLMANNVRDIPTDTEVGKLTLAVRLGDKNARRSYVVMMALSLALMIFVAPVKPWILLVLLLVPFMLMPCWLMLKGKKRKSLIPVLQQTGLINLGFSVLFAAAMVLTEL from the coding sequence GTGGCCACTCTGGGTCAATGGATTTCCGGGGCACGTTTGAGGACCCTTCCCATGGCCGCGGCTCCCGTGATAATCGGTACTGCCGCGGCCTACGATCTGGGTGCTTTGCACTGGGACCGGGCAGTTCTGGCCGCTTTGGTGGCTCTGCTGCTACAGATTGGTGTGAACTACGCCAACGATTACTCTGATGGCATCCGCGGCACGGACGAGGTTAGGGTGGGCCCACTGCGCTTGGTTGGCAGTGGCGCGGCTAAACCGTCGCACGTGAAAATGGCTGCCTTCACCATGTTTGGGCTGGCCATGTTGGCCGGGTTGTTTCTGGTGCTTGCATCCCAAGCGTGGTGGCTGCTGCTAGTAGGCGTTGGCGCCGTATTTGCGGCATGGGGTTACACAGGCGGCAAAAGTCCCTACGGCTACATGGGGCTAGGTGATGTCTTTGTGTTTGTATTCTTTGGACCCGTAGCAACTTTAGGTACCACTTTCACCCAGGCCGGGTCCGTGAGTACGGCGGCAGTGTTAGGTTCCTTCTCAACGGGACTGATCGCCGTCGCACTTTTGATGGCTAACAATGTCCGGGATATTCCCACCGATACCGAGGTGGGCAAGCTAACTCTCGCCGTGCGGTTGGGGGATAAGAACGCGCGCCGGAGCTATGTGGTCATGATGGCGCTCTCGCTTGCCTTGATGATATTCGTAGCACCTGTAAAACCGTGGATTCTGCTGGTGCTGCTGCTTGTTCCGTTCATGCTGATGCCCTGCTGGCTCATGCTCAAGGGCAAGAAGCGTAAGTCGCTGATCCCGGTTCTGCAGCAGACGGGTCTGATCAACCTTGGGTTCAGCGTCCTCTTCGCTGCGGCTATGGTGCTGACAGAGCTGTAG
- a CDS encoding DUF4229 domain-containing protein — protein sequence MAFFKYSLIRGVLFLAFFLIAYLWIDLSPLTAALIAALAAFLVSFLFLRKQRDGATAVVADRFAPQATTTQSAGALADADAEDALIDENPDIWIDADRKPGEANADAAKPDAANVDVNNADATKGELA from the coding sequence GTGGCTTTCTTCAAATACTCCCTTATTCGCGGCGTGCTCTTCCTGGCGTTCTTCCTTATCGCCTACTTATGGATAGATTTATCTCCGCTCACTGCTGCCTTGATTGCGGCGCTCGCTGCATTTTTGGTCAGCTTCTTATTCCTCCGCAAGCAACGTGATGGTGCCACAGCGGTGGTTGCTGACAGATTTGCCCCGCAGGCCACCACCACTCAGTCGGCCGGCGCGCTGGCGGACGCAGATGCAGAGGACGCGCTGATCGATGAGAACCCGGATATCTGGATTGACGCCGACCGCAAGCCTGGCGAAGCCAATGCTGATGCTGCCAAGCCCGATGCTGCCAATGTTGACGTAAATAATGCTGATGCCACGAAAGGCGAGCTAGCCTAA
- a CDS encoding PLDc N-terminal domain-containing protein → MRYIIPTALAVVLFVYGLIDCLRSEPSDVRSIPKSAWIVVIVLLNVIGVALWFLFGRPQYAAAAPGSAQRSNGSTGSQRGPSFQGSSGRSVAPDDNPEFLRNLEVNRAQKSEAERLRKLKADLDAREAKLREEHPNDDTKK, encoded by the coding sequence ATGCGCTATATTATTCCCACGGCTTTAGCTGTTGTCCTGTTTGTCTACGGACTCATTGACTGCCTTCGCAGTGAACCCAGCGACGTGCGAAGCATTCCGAAGTCTGCCTGGATCGTTGTCATTGTGCTGCTGAACGTTATTGGTGTTGCGTTGTGGTTCCTCTTCGGGCGGCCACAGTATGCTGCGGCGGCTCCTGGCTCCGCCCAGAGGTCTAATGGTTCTACTGGAAGCCAGCGTGGACCGTCCTTCCAAGGCAGTTCAGGACGCTCGGTTGCCCCGGATGACAACCCGGAATTTCTGCGTAATTTGGAAGTCAACCGGGCTCAGAAAAGTGAAGCCGAAAGGCTCCGCAAACTCAAAGCTGATCTTGATGCTCGTGAGGCTAAGCTTCGCGAAGAGCACCCCAACGACGACACCAAAAAGTAG
- a CDS encoding GntR family transcriptional regulator — protein MGHSRVVRLSNPSARADRGPAMMIKLSGSAPPRDQIHDHIHGLVASGLLAADERQPSVRQLAKDLGVAPGTVAKAYRSLESEGFLLTRTGSGTRISLTAVTITKPAPETTRYLAKSPRDETPAALKSPYELK, from the coding sequence ATGGGTCATTCTCGTGTTGTCCGCCTTTCCAACCCGTCAGCGCGCGCCGATCGCGGTCCTGCCATGATGATCAAGCTGTCCGGGTCCGCGCCACCCAGGGATCAGATTCATGACCATATCCATGGACTGGTCGCCAGCGGCCTGCTCGCGGCGGATGAACGCCAGCCGTCAGTACGCCAACTCGCTAAAGACCTCGGAGTGGCCCCGGGCACAGTCGCAAAGGCCTACCGATCGCTGGAATCTGAAGGGTTTCTGCTCACTAGAACGGGTAGCGGAACTCGCATCAGCCTCACGGCCGTCACAATCACCAAACCCGCCCCAGAAACTACCCGCTATCTGGCCAAGTCACCACGAGACGAAACACCAGCGGCGCTAAAATCCCCCTACGAGTTAAAGTAG
- a CDS encoding DUF427 domain-containing protein, giving the protein MTPAHSNSGFPRRPQPIKPLPGQESVWDYPRPPKLEQRSERVVVRLGGQIIADTTKAARVLETSHPPVYYLPLDAFPAGVLIPVNGTSFCEFKGVAHYFDVTAGGVIAARAGWTYPDPSQGFEALSTRVALYPSHMDSCEVDGVQVNFQEGDFYGGWITPQIVGPFKGGPGTTGW; this is encoded by the coding sequence ATGACTCCTGCTCACAGTAACTCAGGGTTCCCCCGTCGCCCCCAGCCCATCAAACCCTTGCCCGGCCAAGAATCGGTGTGGGACTACCCCCGGCCCCCAAAACTGGAGCAGCGATCGGAACGGGTTGTTGTCAGACTTGGTGGACAAATTATTGCCGATACCACCAAGGCAGCACGCGTCCTAGAGACCAGCCACCCGCCTGTCTATTACTTGCCTCTGGACGCATTTCCTGCCGGTGTCCTCATCCCGGTCAACGGCACCAGCTTCTGCGAATTCAAAGGGGTGGCGCATTACTTCGACGTCACCGCCGGGGGCGTCATTGCTGCCCGTGCCGGATGGACTTACCCGGATCCCAGCCAGGGCTTCGAAGCCCTGAGTACCCGGGTGGCGCTTTACCCCAGTCACATGGACTCTTGCGAAGTCGACGGCGTCCAAGTCAACTTCCAAGAGGGCGACTTCTACGGCGGTTGGATCACACCGCAGATCGTTGGACCATTCAAAGGAGGCCCTGGTACAACCGGGTGGTGA
- a CDS encoding recombinase family protein, whose product MTCLGYAQVSTNDQDTELQIRELEAAGCERIYRDHGVSGTKASRPELDKMLDRLSKGDEVVVWKLDRLGRNTRHLLELLDDFKARGIKFRSLRDGIATDPDSELGGAMAQAMITIISAFAQLERDQLSERTKAGMAVAASDGRKAGRKQVTADHAAVKQAHKLKDQGLKPADIGKIIGASRATVYRYLTMEPG is encoded by the coding sequence GTGACGTGTCTTGGATATGCCCAGGTCAGCACCAACGACCAGGACACTGAACTGCAGATCCGGGAACTGGAAGCCGCTGGCTGTGAACGAATCTATCGTGACCATGGCGTCAGTGGGACCAAGGCCAGCCGCCCGGAGCTGGACAAGATGTTGGACCGCCTCAGCAAAGGCGATGAAGTCGTGGTCTGGAAGCTGGACCGCCTGGGAAGGAACACTCGCCACCTACTCGAGCTGCTCGATGACTTCAAAGCACGCGGTATCAAATTTCGTTCCCTGCGCGACGGCATCGCCACCGACCCTGACAGTGAGCTCGGCGGCGCAATGGCGCAGGCCATGATCACCATCATTTCCGCCTTTGCCCAGCTCGAACGTGATCAGCTCTCCGAACGCACCAAAGCTGGCATGGCCGTCGCTGCCTCCGACGGCCGCAAGGCAGGGCGGAAGCAAGTCACCGCCGACCATGCTGCTGTTAAACAAGCACACAAACTAAAAGACCAAGGCCTCAAACCGGCCGACATAGGCAAGATCATCGGCGCCAGCCGGGCGACCGTCTACCGCTACCTCACCATGGAACCCGGTTAA
- a CDS encoding acetamidase/formamidase family protein, producing the protein MDQFLDKSHGKFGFSATETPALHIKPGTGELIGFETSDEVYRQLHEHGDMDKLTVGINPVTGPVYVEGAMPGDALAVTIHEINLIDCGWSVSLPGSGALQDRMGETVFARRVPIDAAGVHVTDRHTFTPRPMIGCIGTAPAEGDNSTIMPTYEQGGNMDLTECRPGATVYLPVAVEGAYLSIGDIHAIMAEGESSFVAIEAEGTAVVSVDLVKSMPLRAPRVELEEEWIFVGLGAPVQESIKRGYEDMFQFLTHEHSWDAGDAYAVMSAVAHSRLGGPTGSSDPDPLHPMTPIGAVTTHHLPKSVLKN; encoded by the coding sequence ATGGATCAGTTTTTAGATAAATCCCACGGAAAGTTTGGGTTTTCGGCGACGGAAACACCGGCGCTGCACATCAAACCGGGAACAGGGGAACTGATCGGTTTTGAAACCAGCGACGAAGTGTACCGCCAGCTCCACGAGCATGGGGACATGGACAAACTCACAGTCGGCATCAATCCCGTAACAGGTCCAGTGTACGTAGAAGGGGCAATGCCTGGAGACGCGCTAGCGGTAACAATCCACGAGATCAATCTAATTGATTGCGGATGGTCAGTAAGCCTTCCTGGATCAGGGGCTCTGCAGGATCGCATGGGGGAGACCGTATTCGCGCGGCGAGTTCCTATTGATGCAGCAGGTGTTCATGTCACCGATCGGCACACTTTCACGCCCCGTCCAATGATCGGTTGTATCGGTACGGCACCCGCGGAAGGAGACAATTCTACGATCATGCCTACTTATGAACAGGGCGGAAACATGGACCTGACCGAATGCCGACCAGGCGCCACGGTCTACCTACCCGTTGCAGTGGAAGGCGCCTACCTCTCCATCGGTGACATTCACGCCATCATGGCAGAAGGCGAGTCTTCCTTCGTAGCCATTGAAGCGGAAGGCACAGCCGTGGTTTCGGTGGATCTTGTAAAATCCATGCCATTGCGTGCGCCACGAGTAGAACTAGAAGAAGAGTGGATCTTCGTTGGACTTGGCGCGCCCGTCCAGGAAAGCATCAAACGAGGGTATGAAGACATGTTCCAATTCTTGACCCACGAGCATAGTTGGGACGCAGGAGATGCCTACGCAGTAATGAGCGCAGTTGCCCACTCCCGACTTGGTGGCCCAACCGGTTCGTCGGACCCCGACCCACTACATCCAATGACACCCATCGGTGCCGTCACCACACACCACCTACCAAAAAGCGTTCTCAAGAATTAA